In a genomic window of Streptomyces koelreuteriae:
- a CDS encoding Re/Si-specific NAD(P)(+) transhydrogenase subunit alpha, giving the protein MAPAEPEPQRIGVPAESTAGETRVAATPATVGRLVALGYDVVVEPGAGASSRFFDTAYEEAGATLGDPWAAEIVLKVNGPSSEEIGRLRDGATLIALVSPALNPELVEELARRPITVLAMDAVPRISRAQSLDVLSSMANIAGYRAVVEAAHAFGRFFTGQVTAAGKVPPAKVLVAGAGVAGLAAVGAARSLGAVVRATDPRPEVAEQVRSLGGEFLTVSAEQEVSTDGYAKATSDDYNQLAARLYAEQAADVDIIITTALIPGRPAPRLVTAEDVARMKPGSVIVDMAASQGGNVEGTVAGKAVVTDNDVTIIGYTDLPGRLPAQASQLYGTNIVNLMKLLTPGKDGRLVLDFDDVVQRSITVVREGEKTWPPPPVQVSAAPAPAEAPEPVAVPSETPAKPARPAWAPYALVGAGALALFLVTAFSPSELIGHFTVFVLAIVIGFYVIGHVHHALHTPLMSVTNAISGIVVVGALLQIGQGHTAVTVLSFAAILLASINIFGGFAVTRRMLGMFSKG; this is encoded by the coding sequence ATGGCCCCAGCGGAACCGGAACCCCAGCGGATCGGCGTACCCGCCGAGTCCACTGCGGGCGAGACCAGGGTGGCGGCGACGCCGGCCACCGTGGGGAGACTTGTCGCGCTCGGATACGACGTGGTGGTCGAACCGGGAGCGGGAGCCTCGTCCCGCTTCTTCGACACGGCCTACGAGGAGGCGGGAGCCACCCTCGGGGACCCGTGGGCGGCTGAGATCGTGCTGAAGGTCAACGGGCCCTCGAGCGAGGAGATCGGACGCCTGCGCGACGGGGCGACCCTGATCGCGCTCGTCAGCCCCGCCCTCAACCCCGAGTTGGTCGAGGAGCTGGCGCGGCGGCCGATCACGGTGCTCGCCATGGACGCCGTGCCGCGCATCTCGCGCGCCCAGTCCCTGGACGTGCTCAGCTCGATGGCGAACATCGCCGGATACCGGGCCGTGGTCGAGGCCGCGCACGCCTTCGGACGGTTCTTCACCGGCCAGGTGACCGCCGCGGGCAAGGTGCCGCCCGCCAAGGTGCTGGTGGCCGGTGCCGGTGTGGCCGGACTCGCGGCCGTCGGCGCGGCCCGCAGCCTCGGCGCCGTGGTCCGCGCCACCGACCCGCGGCCCGAAGTCGCCGAGCAGGTCCGCTCGTTGGGCGGCGAGTTCCTGACGGTCAGCGCCGAGCAGGAGGTGAGCACCGACGGCTACGCCAAGGCCACCTCCGACGACTACAACCAGCTCGCCGCGCGGTTGTACGCCGAGCAGGCCGCCGACGTCGACATCATCATCACCACCGCACTCATCCCGGGCCGCCCGGCACCCCGGCTCGTCACCGCCGAGGACGTCGCGCGCATGAAGCCCGGCAGCGTCATCGTCGACATGGCCGCGTCCCAGGGCGGCAACGTCGAGGGCACGGTCGCCGGGAAGGCCGTCGTCACCGACAACGACGTGACGATCATCGGCTACACCGACCTGCCCGGCAGGCTCCCCGCCCAGGCCTCGCAGCTCTACGGCACCAACATCGTCAACCTGATGAAGCTGCTCACGCCCGGCAAGGACGGCCGGCTCGTCCTCGACTTCGACGATGTGGTGCAGCGGTCGATCACCGTGGTCCGCGAGGGCGAGAAGACCTGGCCCCCGCCCCCGGTCCAGGTGTCCGCCGCGCCCGCCCCGGCCGAGGCCCCGGAACCCGTGGCGGTGCCCTCGGAGACCCCGGCGAAGCCCGCCCGTCCGGCGTGGGCGCCGTACGCCCTCGTCGGTGCCGGAGCGCTCGCCCTCTTCCTGGTGACGGCCTTCTCGCCGAGTGAACTCATCGGCCACTTCACGGTGTTCGTCCTGGCGATCGTCATCGGTTTCTACGTCATCGGACATGTGCACCACGCGCTGCACACCCCGCTGATGTCGGTCACCAACGCCATCTCCGGGATCGTGGTGGTCGGCGCGCTGCTGCAGATCGGGCAGGGGCACACGGCCGTCACCGTGCTGTCGTTCGCCGCGATCCTGCTGGCGAGCATCAACATCTTCGGCGGATTCGCCGTCACCCGCCGCATGCTCGGCATGTTCTCGAAGGGCTGA
- a CDS encoding MFS transporter — protein sequence MMFAVAMTFIDQTIVSIAAPDIVRELNLSSSGMQWVVNAYLLALAAFFALGGRLADLYGPRRIVVIGTVVFVVSSVLCGCVPEGSAAQTWMIVFRATQGFGAALLFPAALAVVVAVFPVERRGRALALFFGVSGALTALGPLLGGWLTNWTWRAVFWVNVPVAIVALVLTALAHIADRRRSGTLDVRGAALIAVGMGLSVLGFQQAWSWGWDSWATWLCIAGGLAVLYGFVRFERDVEHPLIDLRVFKDKAFAVDAAVLFFSMLAFVPLFFFTSVYAQVSLSASPNQAALFLLYFFIGFAIASQWGGRILDKRGARPALKLGTVVGCVGFALWANKLTDLSMHDQWPYAALAGAGIGFILAPASTDAVNRSIGASYGEVTGITQTVRNYAASVGLAIYGTILTHVTTDKVVQTLQSRGMSTDDANTVARDITESITGSGDSQPPTGTGPAAEATRDAMGAIRMDFAEANQWVFYGMAIALGIGYLFAVRHPGGRPTSNETVEEPVGQAH from the coding sequence ATGATGTTCGCCGTCGCCATGACCTTCATCGATCAGACCATCGTGTCGATCGCGGCTCCGGACATCGTCCGCGAGCTGAACCTGTCGTCCTCCGGCATGCAGTGGGTGGTGAACGCCTATCTGCTGGCCCTGGCGGCGTTCTTCGCCCTCGGCGGGCGTCTCGCGGACCTCTACGGGCCACGCCGGATCGTCGTGATCGGCACGGTGGTGTTCGTCGTGTCGTCGGTGCTGTGCGGCTGTGTCCCCGAGGGCAGCGCGGCGCAGACCTGGATGATCGTGTTCCGCGCCACCCAGGGGTTCGGGGCGGCACTGCTCTTCCCGGCTGCTCTGGCCGTGGTGGTGGCGGTGTTCCCGGTCGAGAGACGCGGTCGCGCCCTCGCCCTGTTCTTCGGTGTCTCCGGCGCGCTGACCGCGCTCGGCCCGCTGCTGGGCGGCTGGCTCACCAACTGGACCTGGCGCGCCGTCTTCTGGGTCAACGTGCCCGTGGCGATCGTGGCGCTGGTCCTCACCGCGCTGGCGCACATCGCCGACCGGCGGCGGTCCGGCACCCTGGACGTCCGTGGGGCCGCCCTGATCGCGGTCGGCATGGGACTGAGCGTCCTGGGCTTCCAGCAGGCCTGGTCCTGGGGCTGGGACTCCTGGGCGACCTGGCTCTGCATCGCGGGCGGACTCGCGGTGCTCTACGGCTTCGTCCGCTTCGAGCGCGACGTGGAGCATCCGCTGATCGACCTGCGGGTCTTCAAGGACAAGGCGTTCGCCGTGGACGCGGCGGTGCTGTTCTTCTCGATGCTCGCCTTCGTCCCGCTGTTCTTCTTCACCTCGGTGTACGCCCAGGTGTCCTTGAGCGCCTCGCCGAACCAGGCGGCCCTGTTCCTGCTGTACTTCTTCATCGGCTTCGCGATCGCCTCGCAGTGGGGCGGCCGGATCCTCGACAAGCGGGGCGCGCGCCCGGCGCTGAAGCTGGGCACGGTGGTGGGCTGTGTCGGTTTCGCCCTGTGGGCGAACAAGCTCACCGACCTGTCCATGCACGACCAGTGGCCGTACGCGGCCCTCGCCGGGGCCGGTATCGGCTTCATCCTCGCGCCGGCCTCCACGGACGCCGTCAACCGGTCCATCGGCGCCTCGTACGGCGAGGTCACCGGCATCACCCAGACGGTGCGCAACTACGCGGCGAGCGTGGGACTGGCCATCTACGGCACGATCCTGACGCACGTGACGACCGACAAGGTGGTGCAGACCCTGCAGTCCCGGGGCATGTCCACGGACGACGCGAACACCGTGGCCCGTGACATCACCGAGTCGATCACGGGCAGCGGCGACTCCCAGCCGCCCACCGGGACGGGGCCCGCCGCCGAGGCGACCCGGGACGCGATGGGCGCCATCCGCATGGACTTCGCCGAGGCCAACCAGTGGGTGTTCTACGGCATGGCCATCGCCCTGGGCATCGGGTACCTGTTCGCCGTGCGGCACCCGGGCGGGCGGCCGACCTCGAACGAGACGGTGGAGGAACCGGTCGGGCAGGCCCACTGA
- a CDS encoding VOC family protein: protein MTNTPGTSPETPPDAPAVTRLYARLVVSDGPRAIDFYRTALGAEELERYTDPEGGVVHAMLRLGDAVIAVKDADDGDPGPDSLGGSPVIMALDVSDADAVAEAMLRGGATVVYPVADQHYGQRGGRLADPFGHLWMISQPIEELTPEEIQARTTDLFT from the coding sequence ATGACGAACACACCCGGCACCTCACCCGAAACCCCGCCCGACGCCCCCGCCGTCACCCGGCTCTACGCCCGGCTCGTGGTCTCCGACGGCCCCCGGGCGATCGACTTCTACCGGACCGCGCTCGGCGCCGAGGAACTCGAGCGCTACACCGACCCCGAGGGCGGGGTCGTGCACGCCATGCTGCGTCTCGGCGACGCGGTGATCGCGGTCAAGGACGCCGACGACGGCGACCCGGGCCCGGACTCCCTCGGCGGCTCCCCGGTGATCATGGCGCTCGACGTGTCCGACGCCGACGCCGTCGCCGAGGCCATGCTGCGGGGCGGTGCGACGGTGGTGTATCCCGTCGCCGACCAGCACTACGGGCAGCGCGGCGGCCGTCTCGCCGACCCGTTCGGCCACCTCTGGATGATCTCCCAGCCGATCGAGGAGCTGACGCCGGAGGAGATCCAGGCGCGGACGACCGACCTGTTCACCTGA
- a CDS encoding helix-turn-helix domain-containing protein gives MARTAEETAEEITEGTAEGTALSLTVRPSAAVLGPLIGALGYAEGRFAHAAELALPTGGAQLLVNLDGDVFSSSPPAGAARRTRGAAVQGPYTEPALIDPAQQRAVVWVAFRPAGAYPFLTAPVSAVRDELVGLDELWGTDGAVLRERMLQAMAAGGPEAGLRELESALLERATRPLEPDPAVRLAAGLLDRGTPVGEVADRLGWTSRRLARRCAEQLGLPPKRYARVRRFQRLLRRVNSGAGEPDWAALAADCGYHDQAHLIHEFRALAGITPTAYAPRSPLERNHVPLGG, from the coding sequence ATGGCCCGTACGGCCGAGGAAACGGCCGAGGAAATCACCGAGGGAACGGCCGAGGGAACAGCCCTCTCGCTCACGGTCCGGCCGTCGGCGGCCGTGCTCGGGCCGCTGATCGGTGCGCTGGGGTATGCCGAGGGGCGGTTCGCGCACGCCGCCGAGCTGGCCCTGCCGACGGGCGGGGCGCAGCTTCTCGTGAACCTCGACGGGGACGTCTTCTCCTCCTCGCCGCCGGCGGGTGCGGCCCGGCGTACCCGGGGCGCGGCCGTGCAGGGGCCGTACACGGAGCCGGCCCTGATCGACCCGGCGCAGCAGCGCGCCGTCGTGTGGGTGGCGTTCCGTCCGGCGGGGGCGTATCCCTTCCTCACCGCCCCGGTCTCCGCGGTCCGCGACGAGCTGGTCGGACTCGACGAGCTGTGGGGCACGGACGGCGCGGTGCTGCGCGAGCGGATGCTTCAGGCCATGGCCGCCGGTGGGCCGGAGGCCGGGCTGCGGGAGCTGGAGTCGGCCCTGCTGGAGCGGGCGACACGCCCGCTGGAGCCCGACCCGGCGGTCCGTCTCGCCGCCGGGCTGCTCGATCGCGGCACCCCCGTGGGCGAGGTCGCCGACCGGCTCGGCTGGACCTCCCGGCGGCTGGCCCGCAGATGTGCCGAACAGCTGGGGCTCCCGCCCAAGCGGTATGCGCGGGTACGGCGCTTCCAGCGGCTGCTGCGGCGCGTGAACTCCGGGGCGGGGGAGCCGGACTGGGCGGCCCTCGCCGCGGACTGCGGCTACCACGACCAGGCGCATCTGATCCATGAGTTCCGCGCGCTCGCGGGGATCACCCCGACCGCGTACGCACCGCGCTCGCCGCTGGAACGCAACCACGTTCCGCTCGGCGGATGA
- a CDS encoding Lrp/AsnC family transcriptional regulator, whose amino-acid sequence MEPGTALDPLDLKLLQALQLDGRAPFSRIAQVLGVSDQTVARRYRGLRTRARLKVLGVTDEHRLGRSSWIVRLRCTPDVAEQLAGALARRPDTSYVSLNSGGTEVMCTMKPRSREARDELLFDRLQRTPRVTSVSAHCVLHPFYGGALGWLNKADALSPEEEAALRPPPVTATAGPVGLDADDEALLDVLRHDGRATLTELQAATGQSESMVKRRLERLRSTGVLYFDVQHDAELLGHEVEAMLWLTVAPASLASVGRVLAEHPQVPFAAAVTGQANILAATLHRDAGDLYTYLSEKIGALEGVQSVETALTLRRVKQLSYEPRPNR is encoded by the coding sequence ATGGAACCCGGCACCGCCCTCGATCCGCTGGACCTGAAGCTGCTGCAGGCGCTCCAGCTCGACGGGCGGGCGCCGTTCAGCCGGATCGCCCAGGTGCTCGGCGTCTCGGACCAGACCGTCGCCCGGCGCTACCGGGGGCTGCGCACCCGCGCACGGCTGAAGGTGCTCGGCGTGACCGACGAGCACCGCCTCGGCCGCAGCAGCTGGATCGTCCGGCTGCGCTGCACCCCGGACGTGGCCGAGCAGCTCGCGGGCGCGCTCGCCCGCCGCCCCGACACCTCCTACGTCAGCCTGAACTCCGGCGGCACGGAGGTGATGTGCACGATGAAGCCGCGCAGCCGGGAGGCCCGCGACGAGCTCCTCTTCGACCGGCTCCAGCGCACCCCGCGGGTCACATCGGTCAGCGCCCACTGCGTCCTGCACCCCTTCTACGGCGGCGCGCTCGGCTGGCTCAACAAGGCCGACGCCCTCTCCCCCGAGGAGGAGGCCGCGCTGCGCCCGCCGCCCGTCACGGCGACCGCGGGCCCGGTCGGCCTGGACGCGGACGACGAGGCGCTCCTCGATGTCCTGCGGCACGACGGACGGGCCACGCTCACCGAACTCCAGGCGGCCACCGGCCAGTCGGAGTCCATGGTCAAGCGGCGGCTGGAGCGGCTGCGGTCCACGGGCGTGCTCTACTTCGACGTCCAGCACGACGCCGAACTCCTCGGCCACGAGGTGGAGGCCATGCTGTGGCTCACCGTGGCCCCGGCGTCCCTGGCCTCCGTCGGCCGCGTCCTCGCCGAGCACCCCCAGGTCCCCTTCGCCGCGGCCGTCACGGGCCAGGCCAACATCCTCGCCGCGACCCTGCACCGCGACGCCGGTGACCTGTACACGTACCTGAGCGAGAAGATCGGGGCCCTCGAAGGCGTCCAGTCCGTCGAGACCGCACTGACCCTGCGCCGTGTCAAGCAGCTCTCCTACGAACCGCGACCGAACCGTTGA
- a CDS encoding polysaccharide pyruvyl transferase family protein: MHTQNGERPRRVLLTGWFSFRDREATAGDVLALRRVEDVLRGTGIPYDVAWSPGFRPEALHLERLWPEDYTHLVFVCGPLHGPQVEELHRRFAHCVRIAVGTSVIDPGSTAVTGFHRVLPRDAPDREPVEDLAARAPDVPARPVVGVILAHGQHEYGRLRRHGQVAEEVTRWLTGKDCGRLELETRLDTHDWHLSATPAQLQSVLARMDLVVTDRLHGLVIALRVGTPVLAVDPVAGGSKLTAQARACGWPALVAAERLDARQLDRWWDWCLTGGRVTARQIRDGFREGTVPDSADRLVEALARPVAG, translated from the coding sequence GTGCACACACAAAACGGCGAGCGACCGCGCAGAGTCCTGCTGACGGGGTGGTTCAGCTTCCGGGACCGGGAGGCGACCGCCGGGGACGTCCTGGCCCTGCGCCGGGTCGAGGACGTGCTGCGGGGGACGGGCATCCCCTACGACGTCGCCTGGAGCCCGGGTTTCCGTCCGGAGGCCCTGCATCTGGAGCGGCTGTGGCCCGAGGACTACACCCACCTGGTGTTCGTGTGCGGCCCCTTGCACGGGCCGCAGGTCGAGGAGCTGCACCGGCGGTTCGCGCACTGTGTGCGGATCGCCGTGGGCACCTCGGTGATCGACCCCGGCAGCACGGCCGTGACCGGCTTCCACCGGGTGCTGCCGCGGGACGCGCCCGACCGTGAGCCGGTGGAGGATCTGGCGGCCCGCGCCCCGGACGTGCCCGCCCGGCCCGTCGTCGGGGTGATCCTCGCGCACGGGCAGCACGAGTACGGGCGGCTGCGGCGGCACGGGCAGGTGGCCGAGGAGGTGACGCGGTGGCTGACCGGCAAGGACTGCGGCAGGCTGGAACTGGAGACGCGGCTCGACACGCACGACTGGCATCTGAGTGCGACGCCGGCGCAGCTCCAGTCCGTGCTGGCCCGGATGGACCTCGTCGTCACCGACCGGCTGCACGGGCTGGTGATCGCGCTGCGGGTCGGCACGCCGGTGCTGGCCGTCGATCCGGTCGCGGGCGGCTCCAAGCTGACCGCGCAGGCCCGTGCCTGCGGCTGGCCCGCGCTGGTGGCCGCCGAGCGGCTGGACGCGCGGCAGTTGGACCGCTGGTGGGACTGGTGCCTGACCGGCGGCCGGGTGACCGCGCGGCAGATCCGCGACGGTTTCCGCGAGGGCACCGTGCCGGACAGCGCGGACCGGCTCGTCGAGGCACTGGCACGGCCGGTCGCCGGTTAG
- a CDS encoding DUF3040 domain-containing protein → MSIGRLPDHEQRILDEMERALRRDRRLDRRLRTLRVRRRPDPARILARLAGYRPRVWTVVVLCAVTVGLLVAGIATSAPGVIWAFAAICPLTLYAAFRLMCRWCGT, encoded by the coding sequence GTGTCCATCGGCCGACTTCCCGATCACGAGCAGCGCATCCTCGACGAGATGGAACGCGCCCTGCGCCGCGACCGCCGCCTGGACCGCCGGCTGCGCACCCTGCGGGTGCGCCGTCGCCCCGACCCCGCCCGAATCCTGGCCCGCCTGGCCGGGTACCGCCCCCGCGTCTGGACCGTGGTGGTCCTGTGCGCGGTGACGGTGGGCCTGCTGGTGGCCGGGATCGCCACCTCCGCGCCCGGGGTGATCTGGGCGTTCGCCGCGATATGCCCGCTGACGCTGTACGCGGCGTTCCGGCTGATGTGCCGGTGGTGCGGGACCTGA
- a CDS encoding D-glycero-alpha-D-manno-heptose-1,7-bisphosphate 7-phosphatase has protein sequence MRRPVKAVLFDRDGTLVDDVSDTAEPGRMRPVEGAREALALLRGRGIRTGVVTHQPGVARGLLTDADVRRVDQRVDELLGPFDVFAVCPHGPDDGCHCRMPRPGMVLWAAGRICARPADLVVIGDTGAGAEAAHRAGCHGILVPTGRTRPEETARADHVAPDLLTAVRALLDGPPQGRVLADERPIQEAFTTDPG, from the coding sequence ATGAGGCGTCCGGTGAAGGCCGTGCTGTTCGACCGCGACGGCACCCTCGTCGACGACGTATCCGACACCGCCGAACCCGGCCGCATGCGTCCCGTCGAAGGCGCCCGCGAGGCGCTCGCCCTGCTGCGCGGGCGCGGCATCCGCACCGGCGTCGTCACGCACCAGCCCGGCGTCGCGCGCGGGCTGCTCACCGACGCCGACGTGCGCCGCGTCGATCAGCGCGTCGACGAACTCCTCGGCCCCTTCGACGTGTTCGCCGTCTGCCCGCACGGACCCGACGACGGCTGCCACTGCCGCATGCCCCGGCCCGGGATGGTGCTGTGGGCGGCCGGGCGGATCTGCGCCCGGCCCGCCGACCTCGTCGTCATCGGCGACACCGGGGCCGGCGCCGAGGCCGCGCACCGGGCGGGCTGCCACGGCATCCTCGTCCCGACCGGGCGGACCCGCCCCGAGGAGACCGCGCGCGCCGACCATGTCGCCCCGGACCTGCTGACCGCGGTCCGCGCGCTCCTGGACGGACCGCCCCAGGGCCGCGTCCTCGCCGACGAACGCCCCATCCAGGAGGCCTTCACGACCGACCCCGGATAG
- a CDS encoding glycosyltransferase family 2 protein translates to MTSYAVVIPTVVRDTLADCLAALAAATGPRPGEIVLVDDRSDPGPGELEHPLSVLGDLRERTTVLGGGGRGPAAARNTGLRAVTAPWTVFLDDDVQVGPHWCHQLAEDLAEASPDTAGVQGVIAVPLPGERRPTDWERGTAGDARAHWITSDMAYRTEALKQVGGFDERFERAFREDADLALRVLDSGWRIRQGRRTTRHPVHPASRWESVRRQRGNADDALMRHLHGPDWWDKAVAPRGRIRTHAAITTAGVAACALAAAGHGRAATACALGWAAGTAELARGRIARGPRTRHEVTTMVATSVLIPPAATWHRLTGAWRHRHAPAWQDEVSS, encoded by the coding sequence ATGACCTCGTACGCCGTCGTGATCCCGACCGTCGTCCGGGACACCCTCGCCGACTGCCTCGCGGCGCTCGCCGCCGCGACCGGACCGCGCCCCGGCGAGATCGTGCTCGTCGACGACCGGTCCGACCCGGGCCCCGGGGAGTTGGAGCATCCGTTGAGCGTTCTCGGCGATCTGCGGGAGCGCACCACCGTGCTGGGCGGCGGCGGTCGTGGGCCCGCCGCCGCCCGCAACACCGGGCTGCGCGCCGTGACGGCGCCGTGGACCGTGTTCCTGGACGACGACGTCCAGGTCGGGCCCCACTGGTGCCATCAACTGGCCGAGGACCTCGCCGAGGCGTCGCCCGACACCGCGGGCGTCCAGGGCGTCATCGCCGTCCCGCTGCCCGGCGAACGCCGCCCCACCGACTGGGAACGCGGCACCGCGGGAGACGCCCGCGCCCACTGGATCACCTCGGACATGGCCTACCGCACGGAGGCACTCAAACAGGTCGGCGGCTTCGACGAACGCTTCGAGCGGGCCTTCCGCGAGGACGCCGACCTCGCGCTGCGCGTGCTCGACTCGGGCTGGCGCATCCGGCAGGGCCGCCGCACCACACGGCACCCCGTGCACCCCGCCTCCCGCTGGGAGTCGGTGCGCCGGCAGCGCGGCAACGCCGACGACGCCCTCATGCGGCATCTGCACGGGCCCGACTGGTGGGACAAGGCGGTCGCGCCGCGCGGCCGGATCCGCACCCACGCGGCGATCACGACCGCGGGTGTCGCCGCCTGCGCCCTCGCCGCCGCCGGGCACGGACGGGCCGCGACGGCCTGCGCGCTCGGCTGGGCGGCCGGCACCGCGGAGTTGGCCCGGGGCCGTATCGCGCGTGGCCCGCGCACCCGCCACGAGGTGACGACCATGGTGGCGACCAGTGTGCTCATCCCGCCGGCCGCGACCTGGCACCGGCTGACCGGCGCCTGGCGCCACCGCCACGCCCCCGCCTGGCAGGACGAGGTGAGCTCATGA
- a CDS encoding polysaccharide deacetylase family protein — MKKTGIAFRTAGTLAATAALTLALGGCAGPDTTAPSAVRAQAATDVQAARYGTVDCREAKCIALTFDAGPSEHSARLLDILKERQVPATFFLLGKRHIEKYPELVRRMADEGHEVASHTWEHKILTRLRPEEIREELERPNQEIERLTGRRPTLIRPPQGRTDDTVHEICRELGLAEVLWSVTAKDYKTTDSDLITRRVLAQASRDGIILLHDIYDGTVPAVPGIIDALKERGYVFVTVPQLLAPGKAEPGKVYR, encoded by the coding sequence ATGAAGAAAACGGGGATCGCGTTCCGAACGGCCGGAACGCTCGCGGCGACAGCCGCCCTGACACTGGCCCTCGGCGGTTGCGCCGGACCCGACACCACGGCCCCCAGCGCCGTCCGCGCCCAGGCGGCGACGGACGTCCAGGCGGCCCGCTACGGCACCGTCGACTGCCGTGAGGCGAAGTGCATCGCGCTCACCTTCGACGCGGGGCCGAGCGAGCACTCCGCACGCCTGCTGGACATCCTGAAGGAGAGACAGGTCCCGGCGACCTTCTTCCTCCTGGGGAAACGGCACATCGAGAAGTACCCGGAGCTGGTGCGGCGGATGGCCGACGAGGGCCATGAGGTGGCCAGCCACACCTGGGAGCACAAGATCCTGACCCGGCTGAGACCCGAGGAGATACGCGAGGAGCTGGAACGCCCCAACCAGGAGATAGAACGCCTCACCGGCCGGCGCCCGACCCTGATACGCCCGCCCCAGGGCCGCACCGACGACACCGTGCACGAGATCTGCCGCGAACTGGGCCTCGCCGAGGTGCTGTGGAGCGTGACGGCCAAGGACTACAAGACGACCGACTCGGACCTGATCACCCGTCGCGTCCTCGCCCAGGCCTCCCGGGACGGCATCATCCTGCTGCACGACATCTACGACGGCACCGTGCCGGCCGTCCCGGGCATCATCGACGCGCTCAAGGAACGCGGGTACGTGTTCGTGACGGTGCCTCAACTGCTGGCACCGGGCAAGGCGGAGCCCGGGAAGGTGTACCGCTAG
- a CDS encoding SRPBCC family protein has protein sequence MANILLERTVPLPLDEAWRRITQWQRHGEGVPLTRVGPVPAGPTRVGTVVLARTGVGPLSFDDPMEVTVWEPPEDGAPGRCRLEKRGRVVLGWAELEVRPGPGGRTRVLWREEIRIRLLPSPFDDLVARSARHVFGRALNRLLRQA, from the coding sequence GTGGCGAACATCCTGCTCGAACGGACGGTCCCGCTCCCCCTCGACGAGGCGTGGCGGCGGATCACGCAGTGGCAGCGGCACGGTGAGGGCGTGCCTTTGACGCGGGTCGGGCCGGTCCCGGCCGGCCCGACCCGCGTCGGCACCGTCGTCCTGGCCCGCACGGGCGTCGGACCGCTGTCCTTCGACGACCCGATGGAGGTCACGGTGTGGGAGCCGCCGGAGGACGGGGCCCCGGGGAGGTGCCGACTGGAGAAGCGGGGCCGGGTGGTGCTGGGCTGGGCGGAGTTGGAGGTCCGGCCGGGGCCCGGCGGCCGCACCCGCGTGCTGTGGCGGGAGGAGATCCGGATCCGGCTCCTCCCCTCGCCTTTCGACGACCTGGTCGCGCGCTCGGCACGGCATGTGTTCGGCCGCGCCCTGAACCGCCTGCTGAGACAGGCCTGA